Proteins from a genomic interval of Tenacibaculum sp. SZ-18:
- a CDS encoding AAA family ATPase, whose translation MQQKIVFIGGPGTGKTSVLRFLNRQGFKCMPEISREVTKKAQEEGIEQLFLTDPILFSTKLLEGREKQYIEADNSKDRIVFFDRGIPSIHAYMRYFNTEFPSVFMEKSEQYRYTKIFQFLPWKEIYKSDNERYETFEQSELISKYLHKAYTELGYEIINVPFDNVRNRCNFILSHM comes from the coding sequence ATGCAACAAAAAATTGTTTTCATAGGCGGTCCTGGAACTGGAAAGACTTCGGTATTAAGATTTTTAAACCGCCAAGGCTTCAAATGTATGCCAGAAATTTCGAGAGAGGTAACTAAAAAGGCTCAGGAAGAAGGAATTGAACAATTGTTCTTAACCGACCCTATTTTATTCAGCACCAAATTATTAGAAGGAAGAGAAAAACAATATATTGAAGCTGATAATTCGAAGGACAGAATTGTTTTTTTTGATAGAGGAATTCCAAGCATTCATGCTTATATGAGATATTTTAATACAGAGTTCCCTTCTGTTTTCATGGAAAAAAGTGAACAATATCGTTACACAAAAATTTTTCAGTTTCTTCCGTGGAAAGAAATTTACAAGTCAGATAATGAGAGATACGAAACTTTTGAACAGTCGGAATTGATTAGTAAATACCTTCATAAAGCTTACACAGAACTTGGTTATGAAATTATTAATGTACCTTTTGATAATGTTAGAAATCGTTGTAATTTTATTTTGAGTCACATGTAA
- the fmt gene encoding methionyl-tRNA formyltransferase: protein MKDLRIVFMGTPDFAVTILKKLIEDKYNVVGVITAPDKPAGRGRKINQSAVKKYALSQNLPILQPTNLKNQDFLKELQDLNADLQIVVAFRMLPTLVWKMPKEGTFNLHASLLPEYRGAAPINWAIINGETKTGVTTFFIDDKIDTGEIILKREIDIKEDEIVGELHDRLMHLGADLVTKTVDLIASGEVITTKQPELEEKAAPKLFSNNCKINWNKSLSEIYNHIRGLNPYPAAWTNIKNGEEEISAKIYAVEKEKADHDLEIGKIVTSKKELKVAVKDGYLIIKEIKLSGKKLLDIPSLLNGFTFEENATML, encoded by the coding sequence ATGAAAGATTTAAGAATTGTTTTTATGGGAACACCTGATTTTGCGGTGACCATCTTAAAAAAACTTATTGAAGATAAATATAATGTCGTTGGAGTAATTACTGCACCAGATAAACCGGCAGGTAGAGGAAGGAAAATAAATCAATCAGCAGTAAAAAAGTATGCTTTATCTCAAAACTTACCGATACTACAACCTACGAATTTAAAGAACCAAGACTTTTTAAAAGAACTTCAGGATTTAAATGCGGATTTGCAAATTGTAGTTGCTTTTAGAATGTTACCTACTTTAGTTTGGAAAATGCCTAAAGAAGGAACTTTTAACTTGCATGCGTCATTATTACCAGAGTATCGTGGAGCCGCTCCTATTAACTGGGCTATCATAAATGGAGAAACTAAAACTGGAGTTACTACATTTTTTATTGATGATAAAATTGATACTGGTGAAATTATTTTAAAAAGAGAAATTGATATTAAAGAAGATGAAATTGTAGGTGAATTACATGATCGATTAATGCATTTAGGAGCAGATTTAGTTACAAAAACAGTAGATCTAATTGCTTCAGGTGAAGTAATTACAACAAAACAACCTGAGTTAGAAGAAAAAGCTGCTCCGAAATTATTTTCAAATAATTGTAAAATAAACTGGAATAAGTCTCTTTCTGAAATATACAATCATATTAGAGGATTAAATCCTTACCCCGCTGCTTGGACCAATATAAAAAACGGTGAAGAAGAAATAAGTGCAAAAATATATGCTGTTGAAAAAGAAAAGGCTGATCATGATTTGGAAATAGGTAAAATTGTAACTTCTAAAAAAGAATTAAAGGTTGCAGTAAAAGACGGATATTTAATAATTAAAGAAATAAAACTTTCAGGTAAAAAATTATTAGATATTCCAAGTTTGTTAAACGGTTTTACCTTTGAAGAGAATGCAACAATGCTGTAG
- a CDS encoding HU family DNA-binding protein, with product MNKSDLIDAMAADAGISKAAAKAALDSLTSNVTSALKKGDKVALVGWGTWSVSKRAARNGRNPQTGKEIKIAAKNVVKFKAGAGLSDSVN from the coding sequence ATGAACAAGTCTGATTTAATCGACGCAATGGCTGCTGACGCAGGAATTTCGAAAGCTGCTGCTAAAGCTGCTTTAGATTCATTAACTTCTAATGTAACAAGCGCTTTAAAAAAAGGTGATAAAGTTGCTTTAGTTGGATGGGGAACTTGGTCAGTATCTAAAAGAGCTGCTAGAAACGGAAGAAACCCACAAACTGGTAAAGAAATTAAGATCGCTGCTAAGAATGTTGTTAAGTTTAAAGCTGGTGCTGGATTAAGCGATTCTGTAAACTAA
- a CDS encoding peptidylprolyl isomerase codes for MKNNIIAIVFLFLGVNSFAQKDEVLLTINDEPIYVSEFKRIYEKNLDQINDSEKGIDKNLDLFINYKLKLNEAYKLKLDTSKTYISEYKSYKNQLMTPYLQDEDFKKIMLQEAYDRTINEVRASHILITPPKNKTKIDTTILVKRLDSIVTKIKEGVPFEKLAKKISDDPSAKINGGDLGYFSAFRMVYPFEEAAYKTEVGKVSKVFKTKFGYHILKVTDKRKSKGAFEVAHILIRDMNDSTKTKVDSIYQKILEGNDFSELAKKYSEDKGSAVKGGVLPRFTSGRMVPSFENEVFKLTKSGEISRPFKTRYGWHIVKLIKNYPVKTFEELKPQLEARIRTSGRGKLSINKLISDLKSKYKISVNKQLLNQVIQDRDFEFPEEQEQNSILSIENRDINFLQFLNYIKNKKYLSVESLWESFKDDSVLNYYKDNLEYIYPEYKNTLQEYKDGLLLFDLMKTKIWDASQKDDEGLTMYFEKNKSKYKGKELAEIKGEVINDYQRFLEDDWVKTLRKENKIKIKSKEIKKLKKSYNQ; via the coding sequence ATGAAAAATAACATTATCGCAATTGTTTTTTTGTTTTTAGGAGTAAACAGTTTTGCTCAGAAAGACGAAGTTTTATTAACTATTAACGATGAACCTATTTATGTTTCAGAGTTCAAAAGAATTTATGAGAAAAATCTAGATCAGATTAATGATAGTGAAAAAGGCATTGACAAGAATTTAGATCTTTTTATAAATTATAAATTAAAGTTAAATGAAGCTTACAAGTTGAAATTAGACACTTCTAAAACATATATTAGTGAATATAAGAGTTATAAGAATCAATTGATGACTCCTTATTTACAGGATGAAGATTTTAAGAAAATCATGTTACAAGAAGCGTATGATAGAACTATAAATGAAGTTAGAGCTAGTCATATTTTAATAACTCCTCCCAAAAATAAAACGAAGATTGATACAACTATACTGGTTAAAAGGTTGGATTCAATTGTAACAAAAATTAAAGAAGGTGTTCCATTTGAAAAATTAGCGAAAAAAATATCTGATGACCCTTCTGCTAAAATAAATGGAGGAGATCTAGGTTACTTTTCAGCTTTTAGAATGGTTTACCCTTTCGAAGAGGCTGCTTATAAAACCGAAGTTGGTAAAGTTTCTAAAGTTTTCAAAACCAAATTCGGCTATCATATTTTGAAAGTTACAGATAAAAGAAAATCAAAAGGAGCTTTTGAAGTTGCACACATATTAATCAGAGATATGAATGATTCTACAAAAACAAAAGTTGATTCAATTTATCAAAAAATTCTAGAAGGCAATGATTTTTCGGAGTTAGCTAAGAAATATTCAGAAGATAAAGGATCAGCTGTAAAGGGGGGAGTATTACCTAGATTTACTTCAGGAAGAATGGTTCCATCTTTTGAAAATGAAGTGTTTAAATTGACAAAATCAGGAGAGATTAGTAGACCCTTTAAAACTCGTTATGGGTGGCACATTGTAAAGTTGATTAAAAATTATCCTGTTAAGACTTTTGAAGAGTTAAAACCGCAACTAGAAGCAAGAATTAGAACTAGCGGCAGAGGAAAATTATCAATTAATAAGTTGATTAGTGATTTAAAATCGAAATATAAAATATCCGTTAATAAACAATTGTTGAATCAAGTAATTCAGGATAGAGATTTTGAATTTCCAGAAGAGCAGGAGCAAAATTCTATTTTGAGTATTGAAAATAGAGACATTAATTTTTTACAATTTTTAAACTATATAAAAAATAAAAAGTATTTAAGTGTTGAAAGTCTTTGGGAAAGTTTCAAAGATGATAGTGTATTAAATTATTACAAGGATAACCTGGAATATATATATCCAGAGTATAAGAATACGCTTCAAGAATATAAAGATGGTTTATTGCTATTTGACTTAATGAAGACTAAAATTTGGGATGCTTCTCAAAAAGACGATGAAGGTCTAACAATGTACTTTGAAAAAAATAAATCAAAATATAAAGGAAAAGAATTAGCAGAAATTAAGGGTGAAGTGATTAATGATTATCAAAGATTTCTGGAAGATGATTGGGTAAAAACGTTAAGAAAAGAAAATAAAATTAAGATTAAGAGTAAAGAGATAAAGAAACTAAAGAAATCATATAATCAATAA
- a CDS encoding peptidylprolyl isomerase: MMQLRIMNLKSISFSLVIMCSTLSLCAQNVKIDGVAVVVGKNIVLDSDIDKFKQEVELRSEGKVKFSDCEMLEELMQQKLLAHHAVVDSVTVSKAEIDSRVERSIQYFTQEYGTIEKVVAAYGFNDLEDLKKELSRVQKENVLIEREQAKVTEDVDVTPEEVRLYYNGLRDAEDLPEFAAEVELAQIVLKAEPTEEENKRVIDKLTEIRRQIIEDGASFKLKAIINSDEPGVAQNGGFLGPVTKDTQFIKEFKEVVFSLDEGEISEPFKTDFGYHIVLLHKIRGKAREVSHILIIPEVTDEKLKETKEKLEGIKKDLVDGKITFEDAVSNYSEDKATKNNGGLYINPYTSEPTWELTRMDPALYGRVNELKTGEYSDVFYEETRTQEKMYMLILMRNRTDTHKADLIKDYVKIQQLALAKKKEETIEKWSKEKITETYVKLGNDYKKCTFKANWKKEN, encoded by the coding sequence ATGATGCAATTAAGAATAATGAATTTAAAGAGTATTAGTTTTTCACTTGTTATAATGTGTTCAACACTTAGTTTGTGTGCACAAAATGTTAAAATTGATGGTGTTGCCGTAGTAGTTGGTAAAAATATTGTTTTAGATTCAGATATTGATAAATTTAAGCAGGAAGTTGAATTACGTAGTGAAGGAAAAGTAAAGTTTTCTGATTGCGAAATGTTAGAGGAGTTAATGCAACAAAAATTATTAGCACATCATGCAGTTGTAGATAGTGTTACGGTTTCCAAGGCTGAAATTGACTCGAGAGTAGAAAGAAGTATTCAATATTTTACACAAGAATATGGAACTATTGAAAAGGTTGTTGCTGCTTACGGTTTTAACGATCTTGAAGATTTAAAAAAGGAATTATCTAGAGTACAAAAAGAAAACGTTCTTATAGAAAGAGAGCAGGCTAAAGTAACAGAAGATGTTGATGTTACCCCAGAAGAAGTAAGGTTGTATTACAATGGTTTAAGAGACGCAGAAGATTTACCGGAGTTTGCTGCAGAAGTTGAATTAGCTCAGATTGTTTTAAAAGCAGAACCTACAGAGGAAGAAAATAAGAGAGTAATTGATAAATTAACTGAAATTAGAAGGCAGATTATTGAAGATGGAGCAAGCTTTAAACTAAAGGCTATTATAAATTCTGACGAACCAGGTGTCGCCCAAAATGGTGGGTTTTTAGGTCCAGTAACTAAGGATACACAGTTTATTAAGGAGTTTAAAGAGGTTGTTTTTTCTTTAGATGAAGGAGAGATTTCGGAACCTTTTAAAACTGATTTTGGATATCACATTGTCCTTCTTCATAAAATCAGGGGAAAGGCCAGAGAAGTATCTCATATTTTAATTATTCCAGAAGTTACCGATGAAAAGCTTAAAGAAACCAAGGAAAAGTTAGAAGGAATCAAGAAGGATTTAGTAGATGGTAAAATTACCTTTGAGGATGCGGTTAGTAATTATTCTGAAGACAAGGCGACAAAAAATAACGGAGGATTATACATCAATCCTTACACAAGTGAGCCTACTTGGGAATTAACTAGAATGGATCCTGCATTATATGGTCGAGTTAATGAGTTAAAAACAGGAGAATATTCTGATGTTTTTTATGAAGAAACTCGTACGCAAGAGAAAATGTATATGCTTATTTTAATGAGAAATAGAACTGATACTCATAAAGCTGATTTGATCAAAGATTATGTTAAAATTCAGCAATTAGCATTAGCAAAGAAAAAAGAAGAGACGATAGAAAAATGGTCTAAGGAAAAGATTACAGAAACCTATGTTAAGTTAGGAAACGACTATAAAAAATGTACTTTTAAAGCTAACTGGAAAAAAGAAAACTAA
- a CDS encoding RecQ family ATP-dependent DNA helicase: protein MSKPKDLLKEYWGFSSFRPKQQEIVDSILDKNDTVALLPTGGGKSIAFQVPGLVFEGVCIVVSPLIALIEDQVSNLKDRGIKATQIPSGSSTDDIVRIFDNIKYGGYKFLYLSPERIQTKLIQEKLNELPISLIVIDEAHCISEWGQDFRPSYTKLNILRKLAPEAKIVALTATATKKVLTDIVTILELENPTILQESFYKENLSLNVIYTNDKLTKLHRIFEKNQTPSIVYVTSRKRTKELSKYLNQNGFKSGYYHGGLNINEKKDAFDSWMSEEKPIMVATNAFGMGIDKANVGLVVHYNIPASLENYVQEAGRAGRNKKQAFALMLTNDSDIQISREILKRTQPSIQDLKEIHKKLYQHFQISLGESNLETYKFNILEFCNKYNFIPAKAFGAFQILNNYGIIEFNQGKRKTSTIQFLISSNQLIHYKETNHLRKKIIDIILRMYAGSFENEVKINEFEIATNANITSFTVIEILEKLENEGIIKYQKTNTDSEIVFLVPREDDKTINRISKNVFNFMKHRFQKADNMISYIENKEVCRSIQILNYFGEKYVKACGHCDVCLNKKKTHKKDVSINIINLLNKNQPLSLKDISGQLHYTENDILIHLRKLIAEEIISITNTNTYFLN from the coding sequence ATGTCAAAACCAAAAGACTTATTAAAAGAATATTGGGGCTTTTCATCTTTTAGACCCAAGCAGCAAGAAATTGTAGACAGTATTCTTGATAAAAACGATACGGTAGCTTTATTACCAACAGGTGGCGGAAAATCAATTGCTTTTCAAGTTCCTGGTCTTGTATTTGAGGGAGTTTGCATTGTAGTTTCTCCTTTAATTGCTCTTATTGAAGATCAAGTTTCCAATTTAAAAGATCGCGGTATAAAAGCTACCCAAATACCTTCTGGCTCTTCTACAGATGATATTGTTCGTATTTTTGACAATATAAAATATGGAGGATACAAATTCTTGTATTTGTCACCTGAAAGAATTCAAACCAAACTAATTCAAGAAAAATTAAATGAATTACCCATTTCTTTAATTGTTATAGATGAAGCACATTGTATTTCTGAATGGGGACAAGATTTTCGTCCTTCTTACACGAAATTAAATATTTTAAGAAAATTAGCTCCAGAAGCAAAAATTGTAGCTTTAACAGCCACTGCAACGAAAAAAGTATTGACAGATATTGTAACCATTTTAGAATTAGAAAATCCTACAATACTTCAAGAGTCTTTTTACAAAGAAAACCTTTCCTTAAATGTAATTTATACAAATGATAAATTAACTAAACTTCATAGAATATTCGAGAAAAATCAAACACCAAGTATTGTTTATGTTACCTCAAGAAAGAGAACTAAAGAACTTTCTAAATATCTTAATCAAAACGGATTTAAAAGTGGGTATTATCATGGTGGATTAAACATAAATGAAAAAAAAGATGCTTTTGACTCCTGGATGAGTGAAGAAAAACCCATTATGGTAGCAACAAATGCATTTGGAATGGGAATTGACAAAGCTAATGTTGGATTAGTAGTGCATTATAACATTCCAGCTTCGTTAGAAAACTATGTTCAAGAAGCGGGAAGAGCCGGTAGAAATAAGAAGCAAGCTTTTGCCTTAATGTTAACTAATGATTCAGATATTCAAATATCAAGGGAAATCTTAAAACGAACACAACCTAGTATTCAAGATTTAAAAGAAATCCATAAAAAACTATATCAACATTTTCAAATTTCCCTGGGAGAATCCAATTTGGAAACGTATAAATTTAATATTCTAGAATTTTGTAATAAATACAATTTTATCCCAGCTAAAGCATTCGGTGCTTTCCAAATCTTAAATAATTACGGCATAATTGAATTCAATCAAGGTAAAAGAAAAACATCGACCATTCAATTTTTAATTAGTAGTAATCAGTTAATACATTACAAAGAAACAAATCATCTTAGAAAAAAGATAATTGATATTATCTTAAGAATGTATGCTGGATCTTTTGAAAACGAAGTAAAAATAAATGAATTTGAAATTGCTACTAATGCTAATATAACTTCTTTTACAGTTATTGAAATTCTTGAAAAACTTGAAAATGAAGGAATAATAAAATATCAAAAAACCAATACAGATAGTGAAATTGTTTTTCTTGTTCCTAGGGAAGACGATAAAACTATTAATAGAATAAGTAAAAATGTCTTTAACTTTATGAAGCACCGTTTTCAAAAAGCTGATAATATGATTTCTTATATAGAAAATAAGGAGGTTTGCAGAAGTATTCAAATATTGAATTACTTTGGCGAAAAGTATGTTAAAGCTTGTGGACATTGTGATGTTTGTCTCAATAAAAAAAAGACTCATAAGAAGGACGTTTCTATAAACATTATCAACCTTTTAAATAAGAATCAACCACTTTCATTAAAAGATATCAGCGGTCAATTACATTACACAGAAAACGATATTTTAATACATTTGCGAAAGTTAATTGCTGAAGAGATAATATCAATTACAAATACTAATACTTACTTTTTAAACTAA
- a CDS encoding DUF493 family protein has product MSERDSFYIKLKAKLEETTTFPTKYLYKFIVPSNGNQVNQVQDLFNKGGAVINTKKSRTGKYVSVSIHITMKSADEIISYYKDAEKIEGIISL; this is encoded by the coding sequence ATGTCGGAGCGAGACTCTTTTTATATTAAATTAAAAGCAAAATTAGAGGAAACAACTACCTTTCCTACAAAATACTTATACAAATTTATCGTTCCATCTAATGGAAATCAAGTAAATCAAGTTCAAGATTTATTTAATAAAGGAGGTGCTGTAATTAACACCAAAAAGTCGAGAACAGGAAAGTATGTGAGCGTTTCAATTCATATCACAATGAAAAGTGCTGACGAAATTATTTCATATTACAAAGACGCCGAAAAAATTGAAGGAATCATATCATTATAA
- a CDS encoding AAA family ATPase, protein MSEVAAVDKLVKKYIQLQQEIGKVIIGQNEAVNFTLLSIFCGGHSLLIGVPGLAKTLLVNTISSSLGLNFNRIQFTPDLMPSDILGSEILDETRKFKFIKGPIFSNIILADEINRTPPKTQAALLEAMQERSVTIAGKQYKLDLPFFVLATQNPIEQEGTYPLPEAQLDRFMFSINLDYPTFEEEVQVVKSTTSVDEQRVNALFSATEIVEIQKLIRKIPVADNVVEYAVSLVGKTRPNSDLATDLVKSYIDWGAGPRASQNLILAAKAYAAVNGKYSPDIDDVQAIAVPILSHRVVKNYKAEAEGITIKEIITSLF, encoded by the coding sequence ATGTCTGAAGTTGCAGCAGTAGATAAACTTGTAAAAAAGTATATCCAATTACAACAAGAAATTGGTAAAGTTATCATAGGGCAAAATGAAGCTGTTAACTTTACCCTACTTTCCATATTTTGTGGAGGCCATTCTTTATTAATTGGTGTTCCAGGACTGGCAAAAACATTGTTAGTTAATACAATTTCTAGTTCATTGGGTTTAAATTTTAATAGAATTCAGTTTACTCCTGATTTAATGCCTTCCGATATTCTTGGAAGTGAAATTTTAGATGAGACTAGAAAGTTTAAGTTCATTAAAGGACCTATTTTTTCTAATATAATCTTGGCGGATGAAATTAACAGAACACCTCCAAAAACACAAGCTGCACTTTTAGAGGCTATGCAGGAGAGATCTGTAACCATTGCTGGAAAGCAATATAAATTAGATTTACCATTTTTTGTACTAGCAACACAAAATCCAATTGAACAGGAGGGAACATATCCTCTACCAGAAGCACAACTAGACCGTTTTATGTTTTCTATCAATTTAGATTATCCTACTTTTGAAGAAGAAGTTCAAGTTGTAAAAAGTACAACTTCTGTTGATGAACAAAGGGTGAATGCGTTATTTAGTGCAACTGAAATTGTTGAAATACAAAAGTTAATTCGAAAGATTCCTGTAGCTGATAATGTTGTAGAGTATGCTGTATCATTAGTAGGTAAAACAAGGCCAAATTCAGATTTAGCTACGGATTTAGTAAAAAGTTATATTGATTGGGGAGCTGGTCCAAGAGCTTCACAAAATCTTATTCTAGCAGCCAAAGCATATGCAGCGGTAAATGGAAAATATTCCCCAGATATTGACGACGTTCAGGCTATTGCAGTTCCTATTTTATCCCACAGGGTTGTCAAGAATTATAAAGCAGAAGCAGAAGGAATAACTATTAAAGAAATTATTACTTCACTATTTTAA
- a CDS encoding THUMP domain-containing class I SAM-dependent RNA methyltransferase — protein MDKDFKMVATTISGLESVLADELRKLGAREVKEGIRSVYFRGDKGFMYKANIALRTAIRILKPIKRSKVFDEEDLYEAIQRIKWERFLDVDGTFAIDAVVFSRNFTTNSHYISLKSKDAVADYFMFKYKKRPNVDLKTPDVKIHIHIHKEWLTISLDSSGDSLHKRGYRSATNIAPINEVLAAGLVLLSGYKGEENFIDPMCGSGTLLIEAAMIANNIPANINRKHFAFENWKDYDEDLYFVIQDSLLKKIRNSHFKIMGFDKAPSAVKKARQNIINANLEEFIGVHHVNFFNSKKEVFGKTTILFNPPYGERLNINVEEFYRSIGDTLKHGYPNSTAWLITSDISALKFVGLRTSKRVPIKNGDLDCRFVRYELYEGSKKLKKEVPN, from the coding sequence ATGGATAAAGATTTTAAAATGGTAGCTACTACCATTTCTGGACTTGAAAGCGTTTTGGCTGATGAACTCAGGAAGTTAGGAGCAAGAGAAGTTAAAGAAGGAATTCGTAGTGTTTATTTTAGGGGAGATAAAGGTTTTATGTATAAAGCCAATATTGCTTTAAGAACCGCTATACGTATTTTGAAGCCAATTAAAAGAAGCAAGGTTTTCGATGAAGAAGATTTATATGAGGCAATTCAGCGTATTAAATGGGAACGTTTTTTAGATGTTGATGGAACATTTGCTATAGATGCGGTTGTATTTTCAAGAAATTTCACAACAAATTCTCATTATATTTCTTTAAAATCAAAAGATGCTGTTGCTGATTATTTCATGTTTAAATATAAGAAGCGCCCAAATGTTGATTTAAAAACACCTGATGTAAAAATTCATATCCATATTCATAAAGAGTGGTTGACAATTTCTCTAGATAGTTCTGGTGATTCTTTACATAAAAGAGGGTATAGAAGTGCAACGAATATTGCACCTATTAATGAAGTTTTAGCAGCTGGTTTGGTATTATTATCAGGTTATAAAGGGGAAGAGAATTTTATTGATCCAATGTGTGGTTCTGGTACACTTTTAATTGAAGCTGCCATGATCGCCAATAATATTCCTGCAAATATTAATCGTAAGCATTTTGCTTTTGAAAACTGGAAAGATTATGATGAGGATTTATATTTTGTAATTCAAGATTCCCTTCTTAAAAAGATAAGAAACTCTCATTTTAAAATAATGGGATTTGATAAAGCACCTTCAGCAGTAAAAAAAGCAAGACAAAATATTATTAATGCGAATTTAGAAGAGTTTATCGGTGTACATCATGTTAACTTCTTTAATTCTAAGAAAGAAGTGTTTGGTAAAACAACGATATTATTTAATCCACCTTATGGAGAGCGTTTAAATATCAATGTTGAGGAATTTTACAGAAGTATTGGCGATACACTTAAACATGGTTATCCAAATTCCACAGCTTGGTTAATAACCTCAGATATTTCAGCATTGAAATTTGTAGGATTAAGAACTTCCAAAAGAGTTCCTATAAAAAATGGTGATTTAGATTGCCGCTTTGTAAGGTATGAATTGTACGAAGGAAGTAAAAAACTAAAAAAAGAAGTGCCTAATTAA
- a CDS encoding pentapeptide repeat-containing protein, whose amino-acid sequence MKYIISSLALFVASVSFAQKTVNASDILSDIKNGKNINISNATIEGVLDLTYMDDALPSLPKRKRWWNSGGSNTVEKDISGSISFVNCTFKNDVLAYIPHEESGYTFIANFEDYAIFKNCTFERKAMFKYSDFDENADFSGSKFLEDSTFKYAEFSRNISFANTLFEEPATFKYADFRNFVSFANSVFKESATFKYTKFKNGVSFKNVKFEEDLNLKYTKVDGEFNIQNMEVGYDIDSKYTKINGKSFSKYLLKSK is encoded by the coding sequence ATGAAATATATAATTTCTTCCCTAGCCTTATTTGTAGCGTCAGTTTCTTTTGCTCAAAAAACAGTGAATGCTTCTGACATATTGAGCGATATTAAAAATGGAAAAAATATTAATATTAGTAATGCAACTATCGAAGGTGTTTTAGATTTAACTTACATGGACGATGCTTTACCTTCTCTTCCTAAAAGGAAAAGATGGTGGAATAGCGGTGGATCAAATACTGTTGAAAAAGATATTTCAGGAAGCATTTCTTTTGTAAACTGTACTTTTAAAAATGATGTATTAGCTTACATTCCTCATGAAGAAAGTGGTTACACTTTTATAGCAAATTTTGAAGATTATGCTATTTTCAAGAATTGTACTTTCGAAAGAAAAGCCATGTTTAAATACTCTGATTTTGATGAAAATGCAGATTTTAGCGGATCTAAATTTTTAGAGGACAGCACTTTTAAATATGCTGAATTCTCAAGAAATATTTCTTTTGCAAACACTTTATTTGAAGAGCCAGCTACGTTTAAATATGCAGATTTTAGAAACTTTGTGAGTTTTGCTAATTCTGTATTCAAGGAATCAGCAACTTTTAAATACACTAAGTTCAAAAATGGGGTTTCTTTTAAAAATGTAAAATTCGAGGAAGACTTGAATTTAAAGTATACTAAGGTTGATGGAGAATTCAATATTCAAAATATGGAAGTTGGCTATGATATTGATTCTAAATACACGAAAATTAACGGAAAAAGTTTTAGTAAATATTTACTAAAGAGTAAATAG
- a CDS encoding class I SAM-dependent methyltransferase, with the protein MKTKDWFTSWFDTQYYHILYKHRDDNDAQLFMKNITNYLELPKNSHILDLPCGKGRHSIYLNTLGYRVTGGDLSKNSIEYAKQFENESLYFEVWDMRKSLEHKYDAVFNLFTSFGYFDDDAEDLKVLKAMKSGLKESGVIVLDFLNVQKTKKNLVEKETKEIDGIIFNIEREIKDGFILKHISFYANGEIQSYTEKVKFLDFDKMQYYFESIGLTIINTFGDYNLNKFDEDNSSRLILIAK; encoded by the coding sequence ATGAAGACAAAAGATTGGTTTACTTCGTGGTTTGACACACAATATTATCATATACTTTACAAGCATAGAGATGATAATGACGCGCAACTTTTTATGAAGAATATTACAAATTATTTAGAGCTTCCTAAGAATTCTCATATCCTAGATTTGCCTTGTGGAAAGGGAAGACATTCTATTTATTTGAATACCCTAGGATATCGTGTCACAGGTGGAGATTTAAGTAAAAATAGCATCGAATATGCCAAACAATTTGAAAATGAATCACTTTATTTTGAAGTTTGGGACATGCGTAAATCACTGGAGCACAAATACGATGCTGTTTTCAATTTATTTACAAGCTTTGGATACTTTGACGATGATGCCGAAGATTTAAAAGTTTTAAAAGCAATGAAATCAGGTTTAAAAGAATCTGGTGTTATTGTTCTTGATTTTTTAAATGTTCAAAAAACTAAAAAGAACCTTGTTGAAAAAGAAACTAAGGAAATTGATGGAATTATCTTTAATATTGAAAGAGAAATAAAAGATGGCTTTATTTTAAAGCACATTTCTTTCTATGCAAATGGAGAAATACAATCGTATACTGAAAAAGTCAAATTTTTGGATTTTGATAAGATGCAATATTATTTTGAAAGTATTGGTTTAACAATTATAAATACTTTTGGAGACTACAATTTGAACAAATTTGATGAGGATAACTCGAGTCGATTAATCTTGATTGCAAAATAA